One Paraburkholderia kururiensis DNA window includes the following coding sequences:
- a CDS encoding ester cyclase: MNEPNLSEIYRDYVDCLNRRDWASLGRFVSDDVVHNGRRIGLAGYRDMLEQNVCDIPDLRFVVERLVTQPPLVASRLAFDCTPRHRFLGLPVEGRRIVFAENVFYAFRDGKIAQVWSVIDKAAIEAQL; encoded by the coding sequence GTGAACGAGCCGAACCTGAGCGAGATCTATCGAGACTACGTGGATTGCCTGAACCGGCGCGATTGGGCGTCGCTCGGCCGGTTCGTGAGCGACGACGTCGTTCACAACGGTCGGCGCATCGGCCTTGCCGGCTATCGCGACATGCTGGAACAAAACGTCTGCGACATACCGGACCTTCGCTTCGTCGTCGAACGGCTGGTGACGCAACCGCCTCTTGTCGCGAGCCGTCTGGCGTTCGACTGCACGCCGCGGCATCGTTTCCTCGGGCTACCCGTCGAAGGCAGGCGCATCGTTTTCGCGGAGAACGTGTTCTACGCGTTTCGCGACGGAAAGATCGCCCAGGTGTGGTCCGTGATCGACAAGGCGGCCATCGAGGCGCAGCTATAA
- a CDS encoding sensor domain-containing diguanylate cyclase has product MSHSPNPPHEFEEGVAISVAMVGRDERGELVVTACNDAFLQMIGAALPDTQTFPVPFDSLVPRGRQPDLRKTLEACFAADAAPKAQACEFRDVHSGSVQRWRLSLKPVAHGRDGTTAREILVTGVRAEPNAARANEMEACASRYRAVVDSAYDAIVAIDQQHNITLFNRAAENLFGYTSAEVLGQPIEMLLPERFRAGHAQRVRQFANTVQMSERQVTPPRMDGSNSVYGRHRNGSVIPVEIAISKIDVNGITEFTAVVRDITDRAQLMEQLKKQAGTDALTGLPNRREFVDFVDKALCADGALSAFILDIDFFKKINDSYGHDAGDEVLRVLAKVGMSVMQDANVFARWGGEEFVAALPGADADVAHAVAEQLRKRIEQQDFEHVWRLTPIPFTVSIGVVTCEAGERDVDALMKRADRALYRAKQLGRNRVEVG; this is encoded by the coding sequence ATGTCCCACTCTCCCAACCCCCCTCACGAGTTCGAGGAAGGCGTGGCGATCAGCGTTGCCATGGTCGGGCGGGATGAGCGCGGCGAGCTTGTCGTCACGGCGTGCAACGACGCTTTCCTGCAGATGATCGGCGCCGCGCTTCCAGATACGCAGACATTTCCCGTTCCGTTCGATTCGCTGGTTCCTCGTGGCCGGCAGCCGGACCTGCGCAAGACGCTGGAAGCCTGCTTCGCGGCGGACGCTGCGCCGAAAGCACAGGCCTGCGAATTTCGCGATGTTCACAGCGGCAGCGTGCAGCGTTGGCGCCTCTCGCTCAAACCGGTCGCCCATGGCCGTGACGGCACGACGGCGCGCGAAATACTCGTGACCGGCGTGAGGGCTGAGCCGAACGCGGCGCGCGCGAACGAAATGGAAGCCTGCGCGTCGCGTTATCGCGCGGTGGTGGATTCGGCCTACGACGCCATCGTCGCGATCGACCAGCAGCACAACATCACGCTCTTCAATCGCGCGGCCGAGAACCTGTTCGGCTATACGTCGGCAGAGGTGCTCGGGCAACCCATCGAAATGCTGTTGCCCGAGCGGTTTCGCGCGGGCCACGCGCAGCGCGTGCGGCAGTTTGCGAACACGGTACAGATGAGCGAGCGGCAGGTCACGCCGCCGCGTATGGACGGCAGCAACAGCGTGTACGGACGGCACCGGAATGGCTCTGTCATTCCGGTCGAAATCGCGATCTCCAAGATCGACGTGAACGGCATAACCGAGTTCACCGCGGTCGTGCGCGACATCACCGATCGCGCGCAGCTCATGGAGCAGTTGAAGAAGCAGGCGGGAACCGATGCGTTGACTGGCCTGCCGAATCGCCGCGAGTTTGTGGATTTCGTGGATAAGGCGCTTTGCGCCGACGGCGCGCTGTCGGCGTTCATTCTCGACATCGACTTCTTCAAGAAGATCAACGACAGCTACGGGCACGATGCCGGCGACGAAGTTCTGCGCGTGCTCGCGAAGGTGGGCATGTCCGTCATGCAGGACGCCAATGTATTCGCGCGTTGGGGCGGCGAGGAGTTCGTGGCGGCGCTGCCCGGCGCGGATGCCGACGTCGCGCATGCGGTGGCCGAGCAACTGCGCAAGCGCATCGAACAACAGGATTTCGAGCACGTGTGGCGTCTCACGCCGATTCCGTTTACCGTGAGCATCGGCGTCGTCACGTGCGAAGCAGGCGAGCGCGATGTCGACGCGTTGATGAAACGCGCGGACCGGGCACTCTACCGGGCCAAGCAATTGGGCCGCAACCGCGTCGAGGTCGGGTAG
- a CDS encoding VOC family protein — MSIQKITPFLWYSSEAEEAAAFYAGIFPDSRVNRVTSVQGTAATKVVEFVLFGQPFIAMSHERREAFNHAISLMVSCADQAELDRYWDALLEGGTADGCGWLRDRFGVSWQIVPDDLIPMIADTDPVKAGRVAEAMMQMTKFDVAALKAAYAGTHR; from the coding sequence ATGTCGATTCAAAAGATCACGCCGTTTCTCTGGTACTCGTCAGAAGCCGAAGAAGCCGCTGCTTTCTATGCGGGCATCTTTCCGGATTCGCGTGTGAATCGCGTCACGTCGGTGCAGGGCACCGCCGCAACCAAGGTCGTGGAATTCGTTCTCTTCGGGCAGCCCTTCATCGCCATGAGCCACGAACGGCGCGAAGCCTTCAATCATGCGATCTCGTTGATGGTCAGTTGCGCGGATCAGGCCGAGCTGGACCGCTACTGGGACGCGCTGCTGGAGGGCGGCACGGCCGACGGCTGCGGCTGGCTGAGGGACCGCTTCGGCGTGTCGTGGCAGATCGTTCCCGACGACCTCATCCCGATGATCGCCGACACCGATCCGGTGAAGGCCGGGCGTGTTGCCGAAGCCATGATGCAGATGACGAAGTTCGACGTCGCGGCGCTCAAAGCCGCGTATGCGGGGACACATCGATAG
- a CDS encoding DsbA family oxidoreductase, producing MIPMPTVRIACWADYVCPFCYLQMGVLDRFIETSRVPLVLEWHAFELRPEPIALIEPDGEYITNIWLNAVYPLAAERNVKVRLPPVAPRSRLAFETAFFSRTVGRFDAVHRALFKAYFEHGRDIGRADVLLEIAAECGVDRAALAASLAAQRFKTAIEDDEARAGRLGVTGLPFVMLSHAGDEAKARPPVVVRGVAPVEHLTAALDRLLADTPAADLRSPARTKRVAS from the coding sequence ATGATTCCGATGCCGACCGTCCGCATAGCGTGCTGGGCAGACTATGTGTGCCCGTTCTGTTATCTGCAGATGGGTGTGCTCGACCGGTTCATCGAGACGTCGCGCGTGCCGCTCGTGCTCGAGTGGCACGCGTTCGAACTGCGTCCCGAGCCCATCGCGCTGATCGAACCCGACGGCGAATACATCACCAACATCTGGCTCAATGCGGTCTATCCGCTGGCCGCGGAACGCAACGTGAAAGTGCGGTTGCCGCCCGTCGCGCCGCGCAGCCGCCTTGCTTTCGAAACCGCTTTCTTCAGCCGCACCGTGGGCCGCTTCGATGCCGTGCATCGCGCGCTGTTCAAGGCCTATTTCGAGCATGGCCGCGATATCGGCCGTGCGGACGTGCTGCTCGAGATTGCCGCCGAATGCGGCGTCGATCGCGCGGCGCTGGCCGCATCGCTTGCCGCGCAGCGCTTCAAGACAGCGATCGAGGACGACGAAGCGAGAGCCGGCCGCCTCGGCGTAACGGGGCTGCCGTTCGTGATGCTCTCGCATGCCGGCGACGAAGCGAAAGCGCGACCGCCGGTCGTGGTGCGCGGCGTCGCGCCCGTCGAACACCTGACGGCCGCGCTGGACCGCCTGCTCGCCGACACACCGGCAGCGGACCTGCGGTCGCCGGCGAGGACGAAGCGGGTGGCCTCATGA
- a CDS encoding helix-turn-helix domain-containing protein, translating into MMERSADVFHAPSFVTVQVHATHALDESMHDSAPALFFDLSTRTIRAYVLDGCGPTHSTGTLHRVRGGLSPAHLQRAKAMLSVRDHDSVTLAALGEACGLSPSHFAREFKQSTGLPPHRWALKNKIALAKDLLLQSGLALPAIALACGFVDQSHLGRWFKRLTGISPRAWQRLHRDRTSMPASGPSRRAAEDSGNAT; encoded by the coding sequence ATGATGGAGCGATCCGCCGACGTCTTCCACGCGCCTTCGTTCGTCACCGTCCAGGTGCATGCAACTCACGCGCTCGACGAGTCGATGCACGACAGCGCGCCCGCGCTGTTCTTCGATCTCTCTACGCGCACCATTCGCGCCTACGTGCTGGACGGCTGCGGCCCCACGCATTCAACGGGCACGCTACACCGCGTGCGCGGCGGCCTTTCTCCCGCGCATCTGCAACGTGCCAAGGCGATGCTGTCCGTTCGCGATCACGACAGCGTGACGCTGGCCGCACTCGGCGAAGCGTGCGGGCTCTCGCCCAGTCACTTTGCGCGGGAGTTCAAGCAATCCACGGGCTTGCCGCCGCATCGGTGGGCGCTCAAGAACAAGATCGCGCTCGCGAAAGACCTGCTGCTGCAAAGCGGTCTTGCGTTGCCGGCCATTGCGCTCGCGTGCGGCTTCGTGGACCAGTCGCATCTGGGGCGATGGTTCAAGCGGCTGACGGGCATCAGCCCACGCGCGTGGCAGCGCCTTCATCGCGACAGAACGTCGATGCCGGCGAGCGGACCATCGCGCCGTGCCGCGGAAGACAGCGGCAACGCAACGTGA
- a CDS encoding nuclear transport factor 2 family protein, translating to MNVRTFSTMSPEDLRDVRALFLRQAAGETAHDIEVMDSILARAADGQPDPVNFVARAYTFWGRHVVLDHFREVFAGTWRFEPDERAMRVIPLGADAAHIYAPTRITAGGAGQPAATFQFLVNEIAIRTPDGWRISAIVPVPTK from the coding sequence GTGAACGTTCGTACATTTTCGACGATGAGCCCCGAGGACCTGCGCGACGTTCGCGCGCTTTTCCTGCGGCAGGCAGCAGGCGAAACGGCTCACGACATCGAAGTGATGGATTCGATCCTCGCGCGCGCGGCGGACGGACAGCCCGACCCCGTGAACTTCGTTGCTCGCGCCTACACGTTCTGGGGCCGCCACGTTGTGCTCGATCATTTCCGCGAGGTCTTCGCCGGCACGTGGCGCTTCGAACCGGACGAGCGCGCCATGCGCGTGATTCCGCTCGGCGCGGACGCGGCCCACATCTACGCTCCCACGCGCATCACGGCCGGTGGCGCGGGCCAGCCGGCGGCCACGTTCCAGTTCCTCGTCAACGAAATCGCGATCCGCACACCGGACGGCTGGCGTATCTCGGCGATCGTTCCCGTGCCGACAAAGTAG
- a CDS encoding alpha/beta hydrolase, producing the protein MVQRLNVEFEAEGGITLHAWLFVPAGNGTRLPAISMAHGYAGTREHGIERFARAFADAGFIVLLHDHRGFGASEGEPRHDIDPWRQIADWRRAISFLEAYDGVDPARIGLWGTSYAGGHAIVLGATDRRLRCVVAQVPTISGYEQGLRRVAPEFVASMEETFANDERGQARGEAPLRQAVVSDDPAVPAAYRTKDAIAFYLQSVPDGTWDNAVTVRSTRAARMYEPGVWIARVSPTPLLMVVASHDTITVTDLALAAYERALQPKRLALIPGGHFDAYLRYFREASGAAVEWFREHLSSARG; encoded by the coding sequence GTGGTCCAGCGTTTGAACGTCGAATTCGAAGCAGAGGGCGGCATCACGCTGCACGCGTGGCTGTTCGTGCCCGCGGGCAACGGAACGCGCCTGCCCGCCATTTCCATGGCGCACGGGTATGCCGGCACGCGGGAGCACGGCATCGAGCGCTTTGCGCGTGCATTCGCGGACGCTGGCTTCATCGTGCTGCTGCACGACCATCGCGGCTTCGGCGCGAGCGAAGGCGAGCCGCGGCACGACATCGACCCGTGGCGGCAGATTGCCGACTGGCGTCGCGCCATTTCGTTTCTGGAAGCGTACGATGGCGTGGACCCGGCGCGCATCGGCCTGTGGGGCACGAGCTATGCCGGCGGCCACGCCATCGTGCTGGGTGCGACGGACCGGCGTTTGCGCTGCGTGGTGGCGCAGGTGCCCACCATCAGCGGGTACGAGCAGGGGCTTCGCCGCGTGGCGCCCGAATTCGTCGCATCGATGGAAGAGACCTTCGCGAACGACGAGCGCGGCCAGGCCCGCGGCGAGGCGCCCCTGCGGCAGGCCGTCGTGAGCGACGATCCCGCGGTGCCGGCGGCGTATCGCACGAAGGACGCCATCGCGTTCTACCTGCAGTCCGTGCCCGACGGCACCTGGGACAATGCTGTGACCGTGCGCTCCACGCGCGCGGCTCGCATGTACGAGCCCGGCGTGTGGATTGCGCGCGTCTCGCCCACGCCGCTGCTGATGGTCGTCGCCTCGCACGACACCATCACCGTCACCGATCTGGCGCTCGCCGCGTACGAACGAGCGTTGCAGCCCAAGCGGCTCGCGCTGATTCCGGGCGGGCACTTCGACGCCTACCTGCGGTATTTCCGCGAGGCGAGCGGCGCCGCTGTCGAGTGGTTTCGCGAGCATCTTTCATCAGCACGGGGTTGA
- a CDS encoding enoyl-CoA hydratase/isomerase family protein translates to MAHLFLDISNRLATISLDNPPQNRLAEQMIGELDDALTAISRSDARAVLLRAAGADFSFGGDILPWEGMSRAALRALFERYLNAFNRFERLPLPVVAAVQGLCFGGGLELALRADVVFAAESARFGHPEQTLGIATMLGGIYRVAERAGRFRAAQWAFTSEQVPAATMEHFGVVNRVVPDAQLPEEALAFALKMAQGPTRAHAAHKALLRMWAVSGIDAADEALFDIAMPLFDTEDAAAGLASAIKAARAGQPRPVMEYKGR, encoded by the coding sequence ATGGCTCATCTCTTTCTCGACATCTCGAACCGGCTCGCGACGATCAGCCTCGACAATCCGCCGCAGAACCGCCTTGCGGAACAGATGATCGGGGAACTGGACGACGCGTTGACGGCCATCAGCCGCAGCGATGCACGCGCCGTGCTGCTTCGCGCGGCGGGCGCCGATTTCAGTTTCGGCGGCGACATTCTTCCGTGGGAGGGCATGTCGCGGGCCGCATTGCGTGCGCTTTTCGAGCGCTACCTGAACGCGTTCAACCGCTTCGAGCGTTTGCCGTTGCCGGTGGTGGCGGCCGTGCAGGGGCTTTGCTTCGGTGGCGGACTGGAACTCGCCTTACGCGCGGACGTGGTGTTCGCTGCCGAGTCCGCGCGCTTCGGTCATCCCGAACAGACGCTGGGCATCGCGACAATGCTGGGTGGCATCTATCGCGTCGCCGAGCGGGCAGGGCGCTTTCGCGCCGCGCAATGGGCGTTCACGTCGGAGCAGGTGCCCGCGGCGACGATGGAGCATTTCGGCGTGGTGAATCGCGTGGTGCCGGACGCGCAGCTGCCCGAAGAGGCCCTGGCGTTTGCGTTGAAGATGGCGCAAGGTCCGACGCGCGCGCACGCTGCCCACAAGGCATTGCTTCGCATGTGGGCGGTGAGCGGCATCGATGCCGCCGACGAGGCGCTCTTCGACATCGCGATGCCGCTTTTCGACACCGAGGACGCCGCGGCCGGGCTC